Proteins co-encoded in one Hymenobacter swuensis DY53 genomic window:
- a CDS encoding DUF2199 domain-containing protein, which translates to MSYQCACCGRTHEELPDIGSAMPYMIHDVSEEERQDRVVLTADMCILDDEHYFIRGVLEIPVHEQEQTLGFGVWVSQKAEHFHAYREQPDSTDIGPFFGWFCTEVNAFSPTILLKSKAHFIGNGQRPSIELEPTDHPLAVAQREGISLARAWEIVHEYLPKE; encoded by the coding sequence ATGAGCTACCAATGTGCCTGTTGCGGTAGGACACACGAAGAATTGCCAGACATTGGCTCAGCAATGCCTTACATGATACACGACGTCTCGGAAGAGGAACGGCAGGACCGGGTTGTGCTGACGGCAGATATGTGCATCTTGGATGACGAGCATTATTTCATTCGAGGAGTGCTGGAAATTCCGGTGCATGAGCAGGAGCAAACATTGGGCTTTGGCGTGTGGGTGAGTCAGAAAGCAGAGCATTTCCATGCTTATCGTGAGCAGCCTGACTCGACCGATATAGGGCCGTTTTTTGGCTGGTTCTGCACCGAAGTCAACGCATTTTCACCTACCATTCTGCTGAAGTCAAAAGCGCACTTCATCGGAAACGGGCAGCGTCCCAGTATTGAGTTGGAACCTACCGACCATCCGCTGGCCGTAGCGCAGCGGGAGGGCATCAGTTTAGCCCGCGCTTGGGAAATCGTGCACGAGTACCTTCCGAAGGAATAA
- a CDS encoding DUF6150 family protein, whose protein sequence is MLSTLLLSGLLALNPFAPAPHAPLTASAVVASVDGCRIFGSVFLETDPRRKGQCFGVVYLEPEEAFADVLIYPETNKLFADKAGLWYLADSPHFADYALFVTDNRNLADFSIHYTKVRSYAGCRKQ, encoded by the coding sequence ATGCTTTCAACCTTGCTTCTCTCCGGCCTCTTGGCTCTTAACCCGTTTGCGCCCGCGCCCCATGCGCCGCTGACGGCTTCGGCCGTTGTGGCTTCCGTAGATGGGTGCCGGATTTTCGGCTCGGTGTTTCTGGAAACTGACCCACGCCGGAAGGGCCAGTGCTTCGGGGTAGTGTACCTGGAGCCGGAGGAAGCCTTTGCCGACGTGCTCATCTATCCGGAAACCAACAAGCTCTTCGCCGACAAAGCTGGCCTCTGGTACTTGGCCGATTCGCCTCACTTCGCCGATTACGCCCTGTTCGTGACGGATAACCGCAACCTGGCTGACTTCTCCATTCACTACACGAAAGTGCGTAGCTACGCCGGTTGCCGGAAGCAGTGA
- a CDS encoding tryptophan-rich sensory protein, with protein sequence MNTTTSTTAAFDALTAPTESWAWRWAASAAIVGNIALNYVSQRFPFNGQTNADVSGKYPTPLTPAGYAFSIWGVIFLSLLVYAVWQLLPAQRRHPLPDAVARPLVLVNGLTGLWLVVFAYELLPLSVVVMLGILAGLAVVYGRVRHFARRGEAPVWVNIPFGLYLGWISVALVVNATVALGTRWQVSEAKGIEIAIILVGIVAGLALNVTKRFRELAYPAAVTWGLVGIWAARRAADDTLVLSWMALAAAGLVTVAALGLVWWGRENKAVVVGSR encoded by the coding sequence ATGAATACTACCACTTCTACCACAGCTGCTTTTGATGCCCTGACGGCTCCTACCGAAAGCTGGGCTTGGCGTTGGGCCGCTTCGGCGGCCATTGTGGGCAACATTGCGCTGAACTATGTGTCGCAGCGGTTTCCCTTTAACGGGCAGACCAATGCCGATGTATCGGGCAAGTACCCCACGCCGCTCACGCCGGCCGGCTACGCGTTCAGCATCTGGGGCGTGATATTTCTGAGCCTGCTGGTATATGCTGTGTGGCAGCTGCTGCCGGCCCAGCGCCGCCACCCGCTCCCCGATGCCGTGGCCCGGCCGCTGGTGCTGGTGAACGGGCTGACAGGCCTGTGGCTGGTGGTGTTTGCCTATGAACTACTGCCGCTGAGCGTGGTGGTGATGCTGGGCATTCTGGCCGGCCTGGCGGTGGTGTACGGCCGCGTGCGGCACTTTGCGCGCCGGGGCGAGGCTCCGGTTTGGGTCAATATCCCCTTCGGCTTATACTTGGGCTGGATTTCGGTGGCGCTGGTGGTGAATGCCACCGTGGCGCTGGGCACCCGCTGGCAGGTGAGTGAGGCGAAGGGTATCGAAATAGCAATTATTCTGGTTGGCATTGTGGCCGGGCTGGCCCTGAATGTAACCAAGCGGTTCCGGGAGCTGGCCTACCCGGCGGCCGTCACCTGGGGACTGGTGGGTATTTGGGCCGCCCGCCGCGCTGCCGATGATACCCTGGTATTGTCTTGGATGGCGCTGGCGGCGGCCGGGCTGGTAACCGTGGCGGCGCTGGGGCTGGTGTGGTGGGGTAGGGAGAATAAGGCGGTAGTTGTGGGTAGTAGGTAG
- a CDS encoding porin family protein produces the protein MKKSLLAAAALLATVAVSESKAQGIRFGLKGGGNLSNISGDLTNEDQYKNKFGFHGGAMLNIGLLDDGFLSVQPEVLFSQKGFTYADDEFTVGGLKYKYDGDRTYNYIDVPVLLKVRAGGAYFEAGPQYSYLLKVKDESSVSVNGNTAFQRQGVANLDNVNRNEIGYAAGLGYQADNGFMLGLRYNGSFTDFAKDGYTGDADVRNARNSVFQASVGFLLPGK, from the coding sequence ATGAAAAAGTCACTACTGGCCGCTGCGGCCCTGCTGGCCACTGTTGCCGTTTCCGAATCGAAGGCGCAAGGTATCCGCTTCGGCCTGAAAGGCGGCGGCAACCTCTCTAACATTTCGGGTGATCTGACGAACGAGGACCAGTACAAGAACAAATTCGGTTTTCACGGCGGAGCTATGCTGAACATCGGCCTGCTGGATGACGGTTTCCTGTCGGTGCAGCCGGAGGTGCTGTTTTCGCAGAAAGGCTTTACCTACGCCGACGACGAGTTTACCGTGGGCGGCCTCAAGTACAAGTATGACGGCGACCGGACCTACAATTACATTGATGTGCCGGTGCTGCTGAAAGTACGCGCCGGTGGTGCCTATTTTGAGGCCGGCCCGCAGTACAGCTACCTGCTGAAAGTGAAGGATGAATCCAGCGTGTCCGTCAATGGCAACACGGCCTTCCAGCGCCAGGGCGTGGCTAACCTCGACAACGTGAACCGCAACGAAATCGGGTACGCGGCCGGGCTGGGCTACCAGGCCGACAACGGCTTCATGCTGGGTCTGCGCTACAACGGCTCGTTCACCGACTTCGCCAAGGACGGCTACACCGGCGACGCCGACGTGCGTAACGCCCGCAACTCGGTGTTTCAGGCGTCGGTGGGCTTCCTGCTGCCAGGCAAATAG
- the tpiA gene encoding triose-phosphate isomerase, which translates to MRKNIVAGNWKMNTTLQDAQALISEIVHMVQDEVTGSAVEVVVCPPFPFLSAVGKQLPEGGRFHLGAQNCHQKESGAFTGEVSAKMLQSVGAEYVILGHSERRQYFGEDDELLSQKLKAALAAGLKPIFCVGETLETREADETFNYISKQLKDGLFHLSNEEFDQVVIAYEPIWAIGTGKTATSAQAQEVHAFIREQIARAYDAEAALNTSILYGGSANAQNARELFSQPDVDGGLIGGAALKSRDFTEIIKSF; encoded by the coding sequence ATGCGTAAGAATATTGTCGCCGGCAACTGGAAAATGAATACTACCCTGCAGGATGCGCAGGCCCTGATTTCTGAAATCGTGCACATGGTGCAGGACGAAGTAACCGGCTCGGCCGTGGAAGTGGTGGTGTGTCCGCCGTTCCCATTCCTGTCGGCCGTGGGTAAGCAGCTGCCCGAGGGCGGCCGGTTCCACCTGGGGGCCCAGAACTGCCACCAGAAGGAAAGCGGCGCGTTTACCGGCGAGGTGTCGGCCAAGATGCTGCAGTCGGTGGGGGCGGAGTACGTGATTCTGGGCCACTCGGAGCGCCGCCAGTATTTTGGTGAGGATGATGAACTGCTGAGCCAGAAGCTGAAAGCCGCTTTGGCCGCCGGCCTCAAACCCATTTTCTGCGTGGGCGAAACCTTGGAAACCCGCGAGGCTGACGAAACCTTCAACTACATCAGCAAGCAGTTGAAAGACGGCCTGTTCCACCTCAGCAACGAGGAGTTCGACCAGGTAGTTATTGCCTACGAGCCCATCTGGGCCATCGGGACCGGCAAAACGGCCACCAGTGCCCAGGCCCAGGAAGTACACGCCTTCATCCGGGAGCAGATAGCCCGCGCCTACGACGCCGAGGCGGCCCTGAACACGAGCATCCTCTACGGCGGCTCGGCCAACGCCCAGAACGCCCGCGAGCTGTTCAGCCAGCCCGACGTAGACGGCGGCCTCATCGGCGGTGCCGCCCTCAAGTCCCGCGACTTCACCGAGATTATCAAGTCGTTTTAG
- a CDS encoding dipeptidase, translating into MASYLEQNQQRFLTELIDWLRIPSVSADPKFHGDVLKAAEYLKARFLEVGLENVELCPTAGNPIVYGEKIIDPALPTVLVYGHYDVQPADPYELWDSPPFEPVIKDEKIYARGACDDKGQVYMHVKALEVMNQDGGLPCNIKVMIEGEEEIGSNNLGIFVRANKEKLKADVILISDTGMLANDEPSIEVGLRGLSYHEVEVTGPNRDLHSGLYGGAVANPINVLCKMIASLHDENNHITIPEFYNNVAVLTDDERAELNRVPHSDDEFKKSIGLPDTYGEQGYTTVERIGIRPTLDVNGIWGGYTGEGAKTVIASKAYAKISMRLVPNQTSEEITQLFQQHFERIAPSGVTVKVKPHHGGEPVVTPTDSVAYKAAADAMETTFGKRPIPTRGGGSIPIVAMFKSELGLDTVLLGFGLDSDAIHSPNEHYGVFNFLKGIETIPHFYRNYAAAVKG; encoded by the coding sequence ATGGCTTCCTACCTCGAGCAGAACCAGCAGCGTTTCCTCACCGAACTCATCGACTGGCTCCGTATTCCGTCGGTTTCCGCCGACCCCAAGTTTCACGGCGACGTGCTCAAGGCCGCTGAGTACCTAAAGGCCCGCTTCCTGGAAGTAGGCCTGGAAAACGTGGAGCTGTGCCCCACGGCCGGCAACCCCATCGTGTACGGCGAGAAAATCATTGACCCCGCCCTGCCCACGGTGTTGGTGTACGGCCACTACGACGTGCAGCCCGCCGACCCCTACGAGCTGTGGGATTCGCCCCCGTTCGAGCCCGTTATCAAAGACGAGAAGATTTACGCCCGCGGCGCCTGCGACGACAAAGGCCAAGTGTATATGCACGTAAAAGCCCTGGAAGTAATGAACCAGGACGGCGGCCTGCCCTGCAACATCAAGGTAATGATTGAAGGCGAGGAGGAAATCGGCTCCAACAACCTCGGCATCTTTGTGCGTGCCAACAAGGAGAAGCTCAAGGCCGACGTTATCCTGATTTCCGACACTGGCATGCTGGCCAACGACGAGCCCAGCATCGAGGTAGGCCTGCGTGGGCTGAGCTACCACGAGGTGGAAGTAACCGGCCCCAACCGCGACCTGCACTCCGGCCTCTATGGTGGCGCGGTGGCCAACCCCATCAACGTGCTCTGCAAGATGATTGCCAGCCTGCACGACGAGAACAACCACATTACCATCCCCGAGTTCTATAACAACGTGGCCGTCCTCACCGACGACGAGCGTGCCGAGCTGAACCGCGTGCCGCACTCCGACGACGAGTTCAAAAAGAGCATCGGCCTGCCCGACACCTACGGCGAGCAGGGCTACACTACCGTGGAGCGCATCGGCATCCGGCCCACCCTGGACGTGAACGGCATCTGGGGCGGCTACACCGGTGAGGGCGCCAAAACGGTTATTGCCTCCAAGGCCTACGCCAAAATTTCGATGCGCCTGGTGCCTAACCAGACCTCGGAGGAAATTACCCAGCTGTTCCAGCAGCACTTCGAGCGGATTGCGCCCAGCGGCGTGACGGTGAAGGTGAAGCCCCACCACGGCGGCGAGCCGGTGGTAACCCCCACCGACTCGGTGGCCTACAAAGCGGCGGCCGACGCCATGGAAACCACCTTCGGTAAGCGCCCCATTCCTACGCGCGGCGGCGGTTCCATTCCCATCGTGGCCATGTTCAAGAGCGAGCTGGGCCTGGATACCGTGCTGCTCGGCTTCGGCCTGGACTCCGACGCCATCCACTCGCCCAATGAGCACTACGGCGTATTCAACTTCCTGAAAGGCATCGAAACCATCCCGCACTTCTACCGCAACTACGCGGCGGCCGTGAAGGGCTAG
- the uvrA gene encoding excinuclease ABC subunit UvrA gives MADNSALQVAAPAADPIDQLDPREFILIKNARVHNLKNLSVALPRNKFIVVTGLSGSGKSSLAFDTLYAEGQRMYVESLSSYARQFLGRMDKPDVDYIRGISPAIAIEQKVSIKNNRSTVGTSTEIYDYLKLLFARVGRTYSPVSGEQVKKDNVADVVDYLMRLPADTRVMLLAPLQPAQDGRPMSKELDLLLQKGYSRVVVNGETAFIEELIAEGQPEVKGEVFIMIDRAVIIPGDEDLTFRLADSVQTAFFEGHGSLLVSEQASTATEPTTKQFSDRFELDGVVFEEPSVNFFSFNNPYGACQTCEGFGSVLGIDEDLVIPDKSMTVYEGAIAPWRTDKQSEWLKPLLKNGIRFDFPIHRPYNELSEAERTLLWKGNKYFDGLDTYFKWVSEQTHKIQYRVLQSRYRGRTTCPDCRGTRLRKDAQYVKIQGQSITDLVLLPVSRALEFFQTLDLPEHEAKVAERLVTEVTNRLEYLNRVGLGYLTLNRLSSTLSGGESQRISLATSLGSALVGSMYILDEPSIGLHPKDAEQLIGVLRSLQQLGNTVIVVEHEDKMMEQADQIIDIGPEAGSGGGILQFQGTYAEVLTSDTYTGQYLSGRMAVEVPETRRPWRNALELTGARENNLKNVSVKFPLNVMTVVTGVSGSGKSTLVKRILAPALLKQLGGGAGEATGKFDRLTGVNGQVTHVEFVDQNPIGKSSRSNPVTYVKAYDAIRTLFSDQPLAKARGFKPSHFSFNIDGGRCEVCQGEGQVKIEMQFMADIYLTCEACEGRKFKQDVLDVKFQDKAINDVLDMTIEDSIEFFKGQPKIVERLKPLDDVGLGYIRLGQSANTLSGGEAQRVKLASFLTKGNTLQNDKILFIFDEPSTGLHFHDINKLMTALNALVEQGNSVLIIEHNMDIIKCADWVIDLGPEGGTNGGHLLFEGTPEDMVKLKDTNHTARFLVDKL, from the coding sequence ATGGCTGACAACTCCGCTCTGCAAGTAGCCGCCCCCGCGGCCGACCCCATTGACCAGCTCGACCCGCGCGAGTTTATCCTCATCAAAAACGCCCGCGTCCACAACCTCAAGAACCTGAGTGTGGCGTTGCCGCGCAACAAGTTCATTGTGGTAACGGGCCTGTCGGGCTCGGGTAAGTCGAGCCTGGCGTTTGATACGCTGTACGCCGAGGGCCAGCGCATGTACGTGGAGAGCCTCAGCAGCTACGCCCGCCAGTTCCTGGGCCGCATGGACAAGCCCGACGTGGACTACATCCGGGGCATCTCGCCGGCCATTGCCATCGAGCAGAAGGTCAGCATCAAGAACAACCGCTCCACCGTGGGCACCAGCACCGAAATCTACGACTACCTCAAGCTGCTGTTTGCGCGGGTGGGCCGCACCTACTCGCCCGTGAGCGGCGAGCAGGTGAAGAAGGACAACGTGGCCGACGTGGTGGATTACCTCATGCGCCTGCCCGCCGATACCCGCGTGATGCTGCTGGCTCCCCTGCAGCCTGCCCAGGACGGCCGCCCGATGAGCAAGGAGCTGGATTTGCTGCTGCAGAAAGGCTACAGCCGGGTAGTAGTAAACGGCGAAACCGCCTTCATCGAAGAACTCATTGCCGAGGGCCAGCCCGAAGTGAAAGGCGAAGTCTTCATCATGATTGACCGCGCCGTCATCATCCCCGGTGACGAGGACCTCACCTTCCGCCTCGCCGACTCCGTGCAAACCGCCTTCTTCGAGGGCCACGGCAGCTTGCTGGTCAGCGAGCAGGCCAGCACCGCCACGGAGCCGACCACCAAGCAGTTCTCCGACCGGTTTGAGCTGGATGGGGTGGTGTTCGAGGAGCCGAGCGTTAATTTCTTCTCCTTCAACAACCCCTATGGCGCCTGCCAGACCTGCGAAGGATTCGGCTCGGTGCTGGGCATTGATGAGGATTTAGTAATCCCAGACAAGAGCATGACGGTGTACGAGGGCGCCATTGCCCCCTGGCGCACCGACAAGCAGAGTGAGTGGCTGAAGCCGCTGCTCAAAAACGGCATCCGCTTCGATTTCCCGATTCACCGGCCCTACAACGAGCTGAGCGAAGCCGAGCGCACCCTGCTCTGGAAGGGCAACAAGTACTTCGACGGCCTCGATACCTACTTCAAGTGGGTGAGCGAGCAGACGCACAAAATCCAGTACCGCGTGCTGCAAAGCCGCTACCGGGGCCGCACCACCTGCCCCGACTGCCGCGGCACGCGTCTGCGCAAAGACGCCCAGTACGTCAAAATCCAGGGCCAGAGCATTACCGATCTGGTACTGCTGCCGGTGAGCCGGGCGCTGGAGTTTTTCCAAACCCTCGACCTGCCCGAGCACGAAGCCAAAGTGGCCGAGCGCCTCGTGACGGAAGTCACCAACCGCTTGGAGTACCTGAACCGGGTGGGGTTGGGCTACCTCACCCTCAACCGCCTCAGCAGTACGCTCTCGGGCGGGGAAAGCCAGCGGATTTCGTTGGCTACTTCGCTGGGTTCGGCGCTAGTGGGCTCCATGTACATTCTCGATGAGCCTTCGATTGGCCTGCACCCCAAGGACGCCGAGCAACTGATTGGCGTGTTGCGCTCCTTGCAGCAGCTCGGCAACACCGTAATTGTGGTGGAGCACGAGGACAAAATGATGGAGCAGGCCGACCAGATTATCGACATCGGGCCCGAGGCCGGCTCGGGTGGCGGTATCCTGCAGTTCCAGGGCACCTACGCCGAGGTCTTGACCTCCGACACCTACACCGGCCAGTACCTGAGCGGCCGCATGGCGGTGGAAGTGCCCGAAACCCGCCGCCCCTGGCGCAACGCGCTGGAGCTGACCGGCGCCCGCGAGAACAACCTCAAGAACGTATCGGTGAAGTTTCCGCTGAACGTGATGACGGTGGTAACGGGCGTATCGGGCTCCGGCAAAAGCACGCTGGTGAAGCGGATTCTGGCCCCGGCCCTGCTCAAGCAGCTCGGCGGCGGCGCGGGCGAAGCCACTGGCAAGTTCGACCGCCTCACCGGTGTAAACGGCCAGGTAACGCACGTCGAGTTCGTGGACCAGAACCCCATCGGCAAGAGCAGCCGCTCCAATCCCGTCACCTACGTAAAGGCCTACGACGCCATCCGGACGCTGTTCTCCGACCAGCCGCTGGCCAAAGCGCGCGGCTTCAAACCCTCGCACTTCTCGTTCAATATTGATGGGGGCCGCTGCGAGGTGTGCCAGGGCGAGGGCCAGGTGAAGATTGAAATGCAGTTCATGGCCGACATCTACCTGACCTGTGAGGCCTGCGAGGGCCGCAAGTTCAAGCAGGACGTGCTGGACGTGAAGTTCCAGGACAAGGCCATCAACGACGTGCTTGACATGACCATCGAGGACAGCATCGAGTTCTTCAAGGGCCAGCCCAAAATCGTGGAGCGCCTCAAGCCGCTCGACGACGTGGGACTGGGCTACATCCGGCTGGGGCAGTCGGCCAATACGCTGAGCGGCGGCGAGGCCCAGCGCGTGAAGCTGGCCTCATTCCTGACCAAGGGCAACACCCTGCAAAACGATAAAATCCTGTTCATCTTTGACGAGCCCAGCACCGGCCTGCACTTCCACGACATCAACAAGCTGATGACGGCTCTCAACGCGCTGGTGGAGCAGGGCAACTCGGTCCTCATCATCGAGCACAACATGGACATCATCAAGTGCGCCGACTGGGTTATTGACCTTGGCCCCGAGGGTGGCACCAACGGCGGCCACCTGCTCTTCGAAGGCACACCCGAGGACATGGTGAAGCTCAAAGACACCAACCACACGGCGCGCTTCCTGGTAGACAAGCTCTAA
- a CDS encoding porin family protein — protein sequence MKKFALLAALGVASVSVVNAQDAGGFRIGVKVGGTYSNISGDNVSQITGANYSTDLGDYKLGYNAGVGVSIPLSSDGFFSFAPELLYNRKGYEIQTKQTTNLAANVKSVEQEQQRVLHYLDVPLLAKINAGGLFFELGPQVSYLFGSKNKSQTTTKYTNGDKDKVENNGAFLDYTGISRDDAYKSDLAQFDISGVAGVGYMTDGGISLGLRYARGFNSLIDTKDQDNEPKAFNNAFTLQLGYLIPTK from the coding sequence ATGAAAAAATTTGCACTGCTGGCCGCTTTGGGCGTTGCCTCCGTTTCCGTTGTAAACGCTCAGGATGCCGGCGGCTTCCGCATCGGGGTGAAAGTAGGCGGTACCTACTCCAACATTTCCGGCGACAACGTGAGCCAGATTACCGGCGCTAACTATAGCACCGACCTGGGCGACTACAAGCTGGGCTACAACGCCGGCGTGGGCGTGAGCATCCCACTGTCTTCGGACGGGTTTTTCTCCTTTGCTCCCGAGTTGCTCTATAACCGCAAGGGCTACGAAATTCAGACTAAGCAAACCACGAATCTGGCGGCTAACGTGAAGTCGGTAGAGCAGGAGCAGCAGCGCGTGCTGCACTACTTGGATGTACCGCTGTTGGCTAAAATCAACGCTGGCGGTTTGTTCTTCGAGCTGGGTCCGCAGGTAAGCTACCTCTTCGGCTCCAAGAATAAGTCGCAGACGACCACTAAGTACACCAACGGCGACAAGGACAAAGTGGAGAACAACGGTGCCTTTCTGGACTACACCGGTATCAGCCGCGACGACGCCTACAAGTCTGACCTCGCTCAGTTCGACATCAGCGGCGTGGCTGGTGTGGGCTACATGACCGACGGCGGCATCAGCCTGGGTTTGCGTTACGCCCGGGGCTTCAACTCACTCATTGATACCAAAGACCAGGACAACGAGCCGAAGGCCTTCAACAACGCCTTCACCCTGCAGCTCGGCTACCTGATTCCGACCAAATAA
- a CDS encoding OmpA family protein yields MALYLNFDTDKATLQPESAATVAEVLALLRQNPQLRLAVQGHTDNVGTAARNQQLSDDRASAVVTELTQAGIAAGRLQTAGFGQTKPLADNSTEEGRAKNRRVELVKL; encoded by the coding sequence ATAGCCCTCTACCTCAACTTCGACACGGATAAAGCCACCCTCCAGCCCGAGTCGGCGGCCACGGTGGCAGAGGTGCTGGCGCTGCTCCGGCAGAATCCGCAGCTGCGCCTGGCCGTACAGGGCCACACCGATAACGTGGGCACTGCGGCTCGTAATCAGCAGCTTTCTGATGACCGCGCCAGTGCCGTAGTGACCGAGCTTACCCAAGCAGGTATTGCGGCTGGTCGCCTCCAAACTGCCGGTTTCGGCCAGACCAAACCGCTGGCCGACAACTCCACGGAAGAAGGACGGGCCAAAAACCGCCGGGTGGAACTGGTGAAGCTGTAG
- the prmA gene encoding 50S ribosomal protein L11 methyltransferase, protein MDYVEVRVQAPRELSDILVAELAEVGYNTFEDNDEGFCAYIDEDQFSADNVAEIMSRYEGMGSVGYEHRVITRQNWNAEWEKNFQPLVIADQVSVRAPFHEARPELKHEIVIMPRMSFGTGHHDTTALMITNQLHIDHQGKRVLDMGCGTGILAVMAVQLGADYVLAVDVEPWTAENAADNALENNVQDKVEARLGDVTALEGEEPFDLILANINRNVLLEDMGAYAQYLKSGGPILFSGFYEDDLPLIREAAEKAGFQYESHLVQNHWVSAVFRQPA, encoded by the coding sequence ATGGATTACGTTGAAGTGCGCGTGCAGGCTCCCCGCGAGCTGTCGGATATACTGGTGGCCGAGCTGGCAGAAGTGGGCTACAATACCTTCGAAGACAACGACGAAGGCTTCTGTGCCTACATTGATGAGGACCAGTTTTCGGCCGATAACGTGGCCGAAATCATGAGCCGCTATGAGGGTATGGGCTCCGTGGGCTACGAGCACCGCGTGATTACCCGCCAGAACTGGAACGCCGAGTGGGAGAAGAATTTCCAGCCCCTGGTTATTGCCGACCAGGTATCGGTGCGCGCGCCCTTCCATGAGGCCCGGCCCGAACTCAAGCACGAAATCGTGATTATGCCGCGCATGTCCTTCGGCACCGGCCACCACGATACCACGGCCCTGATGATTACCAACCAGCTCCACATCGACCACCAAGGAAAGCGGGTGCTGGATATGGGCTGCGGAACCGGCATTCTGGCCGTCATGGCTGTGCAGCTGGGTGCCGATTACGTGCTTGCCGTAGATGTGGAGCCCTGGACCGCCGAAAACGCTGCCGATAACGCCCTCGAAAATAACGTGCAGGACAAAGTGGAAGCCCGCCTCGGCGACGTAACCGCTTTGGAAGGAGAGGAGCCCTTCGACCTGATTCTGGCCAACATCAACCGCAATGTGCTGCTGGAGGATATGGGCGCATACGCGCAGTACCTCAAGTCCGGCGGCCCCATCCTGTTCAGCGGCTTCTACGAAGATGATCTGCCGCTTATTCGCGAGGCTGCCGAGAAAGCCGGTTTTCAGTATGAAAGCCATCTGGTGCAGAACCACTGGGTATCGGCCGTGTTCCGGCAGCCTGCCTAG
- a CDS encoding porin family protein gives MKKALFSLLLLTGLSGAAQAQRNVSLGLKAGGTLSNFVGEQADSYKNAVGFQAGGFANIGLSKLFAFQPEVIYSRKGAKLPSSPEVTTRLDYVDVPLVFHVNVDGLFFEAGPQVGFLVAARRKTDNQSLDVKPSYNTVDAGYLFGLGYQRKTGLGVGLRYNGGITNIEKSVLVGTTEVQNNIRNSAFQLYLTYSFQGN, from the coding sequence ATGAAGAAAGCTCTTTTCTCCCTGTTGCTGCTCACCGGCCTGAGCGGCGCCGCCCAGGCACAGCGCAACGTATCCCTGGGGCTGAAGGCCGGTGGTACGCTCTCCAACTTCGTGGGCGAGCAGGCCGACAGCTACAAGAACGCCGTCGGGTTTCAGGCCGGCGGCTTCGCCAATATTGGCCTCTCGAAGCTGTTTGCCTTTCAGCCGGAGGTCATCTACTCCCGCAAGGGTGCCAAGCTCCCCTCCTCCCCCGAGGTAACCACCCGCCTCGATTACGTGGATGTGCCGCTGGTTTTCCACGTCAACGTGGATGGCCTATTCTTCGAAGCCGGCCCGCAGGTGGGCTTTCTGGTCGCCGCCCGCCGCAAAACCGACAACCAGAGCCTTGATGTGAAGCCTAGCTACAACACCGTGGATGCCGGTTACCTGTTCGGCCTCGGCTACCAGCGCAAAACCGGCCTGGGCGTGGGCCTGCGCTACAACGGCGGCATCACGAACATCGAAAAATCGGTACTGGTGGGCACCACCGAGGTGCAGAACAACATCCGCAACAGTGCCTTCCAGCTGTACCTGACGTATTCGTTCCAGGGGAATTAG
- the plsY gene encoding glycerol-3-phosphate 1-O-acyltransferase PlsY: MNLPLVLGLLVAAYLIGSIPTALWVGRAFFGLDIREHGSGNSGATNTFRVLGKKPGSFVMAVDVLKGWVATSLATVMLNQGAILPSQLLYYQLACGVLAVVGHIYPIWAGFRGGKGVATILGVMLAIAPATVGVCILVFVAVLLVSRYVSLSSMSAGVVFALLQLLPPFRPDNQLLVWFGFVVAGLLIYTHRANIQRLRAGTESRVPMPWDKK, from the coding sequence ATGAATCTCCCCTTAGTGCTCGGCCTGCTGGTGGCCGCTTACCTCATCGGCTCCATCCCAACGGCTTTGTGGGTGGGACGGGCGTTTTTCGGGCTGGATATCCGGGAGCATGGCTCCGGCAACTCTGGGGCCACCAACACCTTCCGGGTGCTGGGCAAAAAGCCCGGTTCCTTCGTAATGGCCGTGGATGTGCTGAAAGGCTGGGTAGCTACCTCGCTGGCCACGGTGATGCTGAACCAGGGTGCCATTCTGCCTTCGCAACTGCTGTACTACCAGCTGGCTTGTGGGGTGCTGGCGGTGGTGGGGCATATTTACCCTATCTGGGCCGGGTTCCGGGGCGGCAAGGGCGTGGCTACCATTCTGGGTGTGATGCTGGCCATTGCCCCGGCTACCGTGGGCGTGTGCATTCTGGTGTTTGTTGCGGTGCTGCTGGTGTCACGCTATGTGTCGCTGAGCAGCATGTCGGCCGGGGTGGTGTTTGCTTTGCTCCAGTTGCTGCCCCCGTTCCGCCCCGATAACCAGCTGCTCGTGTGGTTTGGCTTCGTGGTGGCCGGGCTGCTCATCTACACCCACCGCGCCAACATCCAGCGCCTGCGCGCCGGCACCGAAAGCCGCGTGCCCATGCCCTGGGATAAGAAGTAG